One genomic window of Anser cygnoides isolate HZ-2024a breed goose chromosome 11, Taihu_goose_T2T_genome, whole genome shotgun sequence includes the following:
- the PCSK6 gene encoding proprotein convertase subtilisin/kexin type 6 isoform X3: MPAAASSSSSSSSSSSSSSSSSSSSSSAPGSSPPALLCLLALTLALGGRGVAAEPPRPIYTNHWAVRVRGGPAEAARLAAAYGYRSLGQIGSLENYYHFHHSKTFKRSTLSSRGPHTFLRMDPKVDWLQQQEVKRRVKRHVRGEPHALPFNDPVWPNMWYLHCGDRGSRCRSEMNVLAAWQRGYTGRNVVVTILDDGIERNHPDLLQNYDPLASYDVNGNDHDPTPRYDASNENKHGTRCAGEVAAAANNSYCVVGIAYNARIGGIRMLDGDVTDVVEAKSLGIRPDYIDIYSASWGPDDDGKTVDGPGLLAKQAFEHGIKKGRRGLGSIFVWASGNGGREGDYCSCDGYTNSIYTISISSTTENGYKPWYLEECASTLATTYSSGAFYERKIVTTDLRHRCTDGHTGTSVSAPMVAGIIALALEANPLLTWRDVQHLLVRTSRPVHLRAADWKTNGAGHKVSHLYGFGLVDAEAIVVEAKKWKTVPPQHVCVGSLDRVPKYIRPDHVLRASTLSSACSEQREQHVQYLEHVVVRLSIAHPRRGDLQISLISPAGTRSQLLARRVFDHSNEGFKGWEFMTVHCWGERAAGEWTLEIQDTPSQVRSPAAQGKLKEWSLLFYGTAEHPYNTLGAPQPRARPPEASEMEPSRAAFLQSQVEVAEEEEEYAGPCHPECGDQGCDGPSADQCLNCIHYSLGSVKSGRMCVSSCPTGFFGDKAARRCRRCYKGCESCVGRGPGQCTACKRSLYHHPEMGACLPLCPPGFYAEERQKRCLKCHQNCKKCLGEPDKCTACKDGFSLAGESCVPECQPTMYLSREPRRCESCPAGAGPGEEECTPCSPETPTPHWRCVPACREGFYPADSHGLPSKVCKRCEDHCSACEGSSGNCIKCKEGFSLLGGSCVTNETCTNADKTFCEMVKSNKLCEKKLFVQFCCQTCLMAG, from the exons ATCGGGAGCTTGGAGAACTACTACCACTTCCACCACAGCAAGACGTTCAAGCGCTCGACGCTGAGCAGCCGGGGACCTCACACCTTCCTGCGCATGGACCCCAAg GTGgactggctgcagcagcaggaggtgaagCGGCGGGTGAAGAGGCACGTCCGCGGCGAGCCGCACGCCCTGCCCTTCAACGACCCGGTGTGGCCCAACATGTGGTACCTG CACTGCGGGGACAGAGGCAGCCGCTGCAGGTCGGAGATGAACGTCCTCGCCGCCTGGCAGCGGGGCTACACCGGCAGGAACGTGGTGGTCACCATCCTCGACGACGGGATAGAGAGGAACCACCCCGACCTGCTGCAGAACTAC GACCCTCTTGCGAGCTACGATGTCAACGGCAACGACCACGACCCGACGCCGCGCTACGATGCCAGCAACGAGAATAA GCACGGCACGCGCTGCGCAGGggaggtggcggcggcggccaaCAACTCGTACTGCGTGGTGGGCATCGCCTACAACGCGCGCATCGGAG GCATTCGTATGTTAGATGGAGATGTAACAGATGTTGTCGAAGCGAAGTCGCTTGGCATCAGACCCGATTACATTGACATTTACAGCGCGAGCTGGGGGCCCGATGATGACGGGAAGACAGTTGATGGACCCGGTCTGTTGGCCAAGCAGGCTTTTGAGCATGGCATTAAAAAG GGTCGCAGGGGTCTGGGCTCCATTTTTGTCTGGGCGTCGGGAAACGGCGGCCGGGAGGGCGACTACTGCTCCTGCGACGGCTACACCAACAGCATCTACACCATCTCCATCAGCAGCACCACCGAGAACGGCTACAAGCCCTGGTACCTGGAGGAGTGCGCCTCCACCCTGGCCACCACCTACAGCAGCGGGGCCTTTTACGAGCGGAAAATC GTCACCACGGACCTCCGGCACCGCTGCACCGACGGCCACACCGGCACCTCCGTGTCCGCCCCCATGGTGGCTGGCATCATCGCCTTGGCTTTGGAAGCCAA ccccctgctcacCTGGAGGGACGTCCAGCACCTGCTGGTCAGGACCTCGCGGCCGGTGCACCTGCGGGCGGCCGACTGGAAGACCAACGGAGCAGGGCATAAAG ttAGCCATCTATATGGCTTCGGGCTGGTGGATGCAGAAGCTATTGTGGTGGAAGCCAAGAAGTGGAAGacggtgcccccccagcacgtTTGCGTGGGAAGCCTGGACAGGGTGCCCAA GTACATCCGCCCCGACCACGTGCTGCGCGCCAGCACCCTGAGCAGCGCCTGCAGCGAGCAGCGCGAGCAGCACGTGCAGTACCTGGAGCACGTGGTGGTGCGGCTCAGCATCGCGCACCCGCGCCGCGGGGACCTGCAGATCAGCCTCATCTCGCCGGCGGGGACCAGGTCGCAGCTCCTGGCCAGGAG GGTTTTCGACCACTCCAACGAGGGCTTCAAGGGCTGGGAGTTCATGACGGTGCACTGCTGGGGGGAGAGGGCGGCGGGGGAGTGGACGCTGGAGATCCAGGACACGCCGTCCCAGGTGCGCAGCCCCGCCGCGCAAG GGAAGCTGAAGGAGTGGAGCCTCCTCTTCTACGGGACGGCCGAGCACCCCTACAACACGCTGggggccccccagccccgcgcgaGGCCGCCGGAGGCCTCGGAGATGGAGCCGTCAAGGGCGGCCTTCCTGCAGAGCCAGGtggaggtggcggaggaggaggaggagtacGCGG GTCCCTGCCACCCCGAGTGCGGTGACCAAGGCTGCGACGGCCCCAGCGCCGACCAGTGCCTGAACTGCATCCACTACAGCCTGGGCAGCGTGAAAAGCGGCAG GATGTGCGTCAGCTCGTGCCCCACAGGGTTTTTCGGCGACAAGGCAGCGCGGAGGTGCCGGCGGTGCTACAAGGGCTGCGAGAGCTGCGTGGGCAGGGGCCCCGGCCAGTGCACGGCGTGCAAGAGGAGCCTCTACCACCACCCCGAGATGGGCgcctgcctgcccctctgcccgcCCGGCTTCTACGCCGAGGAAC gtCAGAAACGCTGTCTGAAATGCCATCAGAACTGTAAAAAATGTCTCGGCGAGCCGGATAAATGTACTGCGTGCAAAGACGGATTCAG CCTGGCGGGAGAGAGCTGCGTGCCGGAGTGCCAGCCCACCATGTACCTCAGCCGCGAGCCCCGGCGCTGCGAGAGCTGCCCCGCCGGCGCAG GGCCAGGTGAGGAAGAGTGCACCCCCTGCTCCCCCGAGACCCCCACGCCCCACTGGCGTTGCGTCCCCGCCTGCCGGGAGGGCTTCTACCCCGCCGACAGCCACGGGCTTCCCAGCAAGGTCTGCAAGAG GTGCGAGGACCACTGCTCGGCCTGCGAGGGCTCCAGCGGGAACTGCATCAAGTGTAAGGAAGGTTTCAGCCTCCTCGGCGGCTCCTGCGTAACCAACGAGACCTGCACCAACG CTGACAAGACTTTCTGTGAGATGGTGAAATCAAACAAGCTCTGTGAAAAGAAGCTGTTTGTGCAGTTCTGCTGTCAGACGTGTCTCATGGCCGGGTAA